The nucleotide window CACAATACCCGGCCGTCTATATCGGTGGGGATCCCACCCATGGCATAGTGGGTGGTAGGCTGTACCGGGATCGGCTCCTTAATGGGTTCAACCGCCAGGTAGGTTCGAGCGAAATGGGAGATATCAGGCAGCTTGGTATTAATGACTTCAGCGCCCAGGTGCACCAGATCAAGGTAGAGATAATCCGTGGCGGGGTCCCCGGTACCGGCAATACCCCGGCCCTCTTTCATTTCGTTGTACATGGTTCTGGAAACCACATCCCGCGGCGCCAGGTCTTTGACGGTCGGAGCTACCGCGGCCATGAAGCCATCCTTACCGGTACCGATGTTGTCCAGGTCTTCCCGATTGCGCAGGATGCCACCTTCGCCGCGGGCCGCCTCGGATACGAGAATGCCCAGCTTACGCATACCGGTGGGATGGAACTGGACGAACTCCATATCCTCCAGCGGAATGCTCCGGCGGAAACAGATGGCCATCCCATCTCCCGTATAGGTATGCGCGTTGGAGGTGATGGAAAAGATCCGGCCGTAGCCGCCCGTTCCAAAGAAGGTCGTCTTAGACTGGAACACGTGAATTTCGCCAGTAGTCAAGTCATAGGCCACAACACCCACACAGGTGTCCCCATCGATAATCAGATCCAAGACGTAGAACTCATCAAAGAACCGCACCTGGTTTTTCACGCACTGTTCAAAGAGCGTGTGGAGAATCATGTGGCCGGTCCGATCGGCAGCATAGCAGGCCCTTTTGACGGGGGCCTCACCAAAGTTTCGCGTATGACCACCAAAGGGACGCTGAGCGATCTTGCCATCGGGCGTTCGGCTGAAAGGCAGGCCAAAATGCTCCAGCTCCAGGACAGTCTCCACCGCCTCCTCGCACATGATTTCGATAGCATCCTGGTCGCCCAGGTAATCGGAGCCCTTGACGGTATCGAAAAAGTGCCATTCGGGGCTGTCCGGTTCCTCATTACCCAGGGCCGCGCCCATACCACCCTGGGCCGCACCGGTGTGGCTGCGCACCGGGTAGAGCTTGGAGAGAACCGCCACATTGTAATTGTGCTGGCTGAGTTCCAGTGCGCAGCGCAGGCCCGCACCGCCAGCACCTACTACGATCGCATCAAACTTGTGAACCATGGCCGCCCCCTATACCGGCTTGGGAGTGAAACTGACAACCGCTACCACACCAATCACCCACAGGACGAAACCGACTATATAGGTGATCCAGTTGCCAATGGCCCGCCAGCCGTTATGGGTGACCCAATCGTCTATAATGGCCTTGATGCCGTAAAACCCGTGGTAGGTGGCCAGGGAGATAAAGGTGACATCGAATACCTTCCACAGGGGGGTGACAAACACCTTGGCCAGCGAGTAGTACTTCATCAGGTTGGGATCAGCCTTGATTTTCGCCAAATCGGCAGCGCCAAAACCGATAATGTCAAAGCTCCAATTAGCCGGTCCCATGAAGTAGTGATACAGGAAAACATGGGTGCCCAGAAGGAGGAAAATGAGGGCACCCGTAACGCGCTGGAACAACCAGGCTTGTGATCCGCGACTGCTCATAATTCCGCCCTCCACATGATCACGCCGCCGATGATAAACAGCGCTCCCGCCAGAAAAAGGGTGAGGTAGACGGCCAGTTTATGCTTATGCAAGGTCCGGGGGATGAATTCTCCGATGATCAACCGCAGGCCATTGAGCCCATGGAACAGGATAGCCCCCAGCAGCAACACTTCACCGGCCCGGTACAGGGCAGTCTTGTAGACTTCGATGACGGCGTTGAAGGCTTCCGGCCCCTTGGACATCTTGGCCATGCTCCAGATATGAAAGATCAGAAAAGCGACGATGGCTACCCCCGTGACCTTATGCAAGAGCCAGGAGAACATCCCTTCCTTAATCTTATACATCTATCCCTCCTATAGGTAAAGATGCGGGAGAAAAGGTACAGGTACAGCTAAAGAAAGCAGGTTTATTCATTGGTAAGAAGCACCCATAATTTCGGACACGGGGGTCTAAATTACAAGCGCTGGTGTGGCAAAAGACGAGGAGAAAGTCGGCAAGCAACGCTGGTCTTGGTACAATCCAGGCTAGGATACAATCAGGTAGAGAATGGAAGCAATCCCCGCTCCGATCAGGGCGTAGGGTATCTGCGTCCGCACATGG belongs to Candidatus Neomarinimicrobiota bacterium and includes:
- a CDS encoding FAD-dependent oxidoreductase; protein product: MVHKFDAIVVGAGGAGLRCALELSQHNYNVAVLSKLYPVRSHTGAAQGGMGAALGNEEPDSPEWHFFDTVKGSDYLGDQDAIEIMCEEAVETVLELEHFGLPFSRTPDGKIAQRPFGGHTRNFGEAPVKRACYAADRTGHMILHTLFEQCVKNQVRFFDEFYVLDLIIDGDTCVGVVAYDLTTGEIHVFQSKTTFFGTGGYGRIFSITSNAHTYTGDGMAICFRRSIPLEDMEFVQFHPTGMRKLGILVSEAARGEGGILRNREDLDNIGTGKDGFMAAVAPTVKDLAPRDVVSRTMYNEMKEGRGIAGTGDPATDYLYLDLVHLGAEVINTKLPDISHFARTYLAVEPIKEPIPVQPTTHYAMGGIPTDIDGRVL
- the sdhC gene encoding succinate dehydrogenase, cytochrome b556 subunit; translation: MYKIKEGMFSWLLHKVTGVAIVAFLIFHIWSMAKMSKGPEAFNAVIEVYKTALYRAGEVLLLGAILFHGLNGLRLIIGEFIPRTLHKHKLAVYLTLFLAGALFIIGGVIMWRAEL